CAGGCACCAAGTTCGGCTGCGGAATGGGCTTGTGCGGAGCTTGCACGGTGCACCTTGATGGTGTTGCTGTTCGCAGCTGCGTGACTCCAGTCGGTACTGTGGCCGGTAAAAACGTCAGCACCATTGAGCAGCTCGGGCAAGACCCTGTCGGTAAGCTCGTTCAAGCTGCTTGGCTGGACACGGCAGTGGCCCAGTGTGGTTACTGTCAGGGCGGCCAGATTATGTCGGCTACTGCTTTACTTAAAAGCAACCCAAACCCAACCGACGAGCAGATTGAAGAAGCCATGATCGGCAACATCTGTCGTTGTGGGACCTATAACCGCATCAAGACAGCGATTCGCCAAGCGGCCTCTCAAATCAAGGAGGCGCAGTGATGAATTCCTCACCTATTGCCTACACCCTTAATAATCTCAGCCGCCGCAACTTCCTTAAAGGGTTGGGGGCGACCGGTGCGCTGGTGATCATGGC
The Pseudomonas mendocina DNA segment above includes these coding regions:
- a CDS encoding (2Fe-2S)-binding protein, whose product is MITLKLNGKEQQLDVTEDMPLLWAIRDVAGYTGTKFGCGMGLCGACTVHLDGVAVRSCVTPVGTVAGKNVSTIEQLGQDPVGKLVQAAWLDTAVAQCGYCQGGQIMSATALLKSNPNPTDEQIEEAMIGNICRCGTYNRIKTAIRQAASQIKEAQ